In a genomic window of Penaeus vannamei isolate JL-2024 chromosome 10, ASM4276789v1, whole genome shotgun sequence:
- the LOC113806261 gene encoding uncharacterized protein, which translates to MESIVYEWAMGLTRRHKVFSHSQPLKKEHFFNLTRDSNLQPSLAFLVRHVRPPGERRLIKLNLKHAKLRKKLTGDEGETASPTEERLRLKTSIVDAGVDISAERMELQQLNQRNEEVRHREVEVRRRTALLKVAQEEREKEVEHCKLWRTQLSLLVEDLPCAEEGRSLVDINLQKQLQANLLELEELRRAIIRGHLSSPDRIHGHKLHVWEHIGDTMATWEPRMLLGAALSNVREATRNLHIQVQNIDLMKDAQMLRLKCEKDGTFIDDINPGGLIESVRELLAHMSAAHVRLYVEAHQAHRAALSLSRALKTLQSDIVAAAEKTYTEDGVAAAVINVASESISAFGERAAASCAEQLTVSVQERANAAEKARDALRAKHAQIISFNKEVQDGVESIQCLAMCVGDGQQIIKEKLREIQTTIDKAVGAMARPTPVTRNCLGEECEAFLAVPMTQLLTTKMGGSGLQKKADLSTTPLVWHEQSVSQPGWEAMWYLCSALLSWEGVFNEVCAKQTQTACIHKQMDHFAFTKAAMHTSRKDKSTLTMQIMKEIAERVEASDSHLERDITARASKCENQVAQGVQLIAKVNQQLSDWWEQPAKNITM; encoded by the exons ATGGAAAGCATTGTATACGAGTGGGCGATGGGGTTGACGCGTCGACACAAGGTGTTCAGTCACAGCCAACCCCTCAAAAAGGAACATTTTTTCAA CTTGACGAGGGACAGTAACCTGCAGCCCAGCCTCGCCTTCCTCGTGCGTCACGTCCGCCCCCCGGGGGAACGCAGGCTCATAAAGCTCAATTTGAAGCATGCGAAGCTCAGGAAA AAGTTGactggggatgaaggagagacggCATCACCCACAGAGGAGAGACTGCGACTAAAGACCTCCATTGTAGACGCTGGGGTTGATATTTCAGCGGAAAGGATGGAGCTCCAGCAGCTCA ATCAGAGGAATGAGGAAGTGCGCCATAGAGAGGTCGAAGTCCGACGCAGGACCGCTCTGCTGAAGGTGgctcaggaggagagagagaaggaggtcgaGCACTGCAAACTGTGGCGGACGCAGCTCTCTCTTTTAGTGGAGGATTTGCCTTGTGCTGAAGAAGGCCGGTCCCTTGTAGATATTAACCTGCAG AAACAACTGCAAGCAAATTTGTTGGAATTAGAAGAACTCCGTCGCGCAATCATCAGAGGGCACCTGAGCTCCCCGGATCGCATCCACGGACACAAG TTACATGTCTGGGAACACATCGGAGATACGATGGCAACTTGGGAACCCAGAATGCTGCTTGGGGCCGCCTTGAGTAATGTGCGGGAAGCTACGAGGAACCTGCACATCCAAGTCCAGAATATTGACTTGATGAAAGACGCACAGATGCTTAG ATTGAAATGTGAGAAGGACGGCACCTTCATCGACGACATCAACCCTGGTGGTCTGATCGAGTCGGTGCGAGAACTCCTGGCTCATATGAGTGCGGCTCACGTCAGGCTGTATGTCGAAGCCCACCAGGCCCACCGAGCAGCGCTGtccctctctcgcgctctcaAGACCCTTCAGAGTGATATAGTCGCTGCTGCTGAG AAAACCTACACAGAAGATGGCGTTGCAGCTGCTGTAATAAATGTTGCGAGCGAGAGCATCAGTGCATTTGGCGAGAGAGCCGCTGCCAGCTGTGCCGAGCAGTTGACGGTGTCTGTGCAGGAAAGAGCCAATGCTGCAGAGAAGGCGAGGGATGCTCTGCGGGCCAAACACGCTCAGATCATCAGCTTCAACAAGGAAGTC CAAGATGGAGTCGAGAGTATCCAGTGCCTAGCCATGTGTGTGGGTGATGGCCAGCAGATAATCaaggagaaactgagagaaataCAAACTACAATTGATAAGGCTGTTGGAGCCATGGCACGCCCCACACCTGTCACCAGAAATTGCCTGGGAGAGGAGTGTGAGGCGTTCCTGGCGGTGCCAATGACACAGCTCCTCACTACCAAAATGGGAGG GTCCGGATTGCAGAAGAAGGCGGACCTATCGACGACTCCCCTGGTGTGGCATGAGCAGTCCGTGAGCCAGCCAGGTTGGGAGGCCATGTGGTACCTCTGTAGTGCCTTGCTGTCATGGGAGGGAGTCTTCAACGAGGTCTGTGCCAAGCAGACTCAAACGGCATGCATTCACAAGCAGATGGATCACTTTGCTTTCACAAAGGCAGCGATGCACACCTCTCGGAAGGATAAAAGCACTCTGACAATGCAGATTATGAAAG AAATAGCAGAGAGAGTCGAAGCAAGTGACAGCCATTTGGAGAGAGACATAACCGCTCGAGCGTCCAAGTGTGAGAACCAGGTTGCCCAGGGCGTGCAGCTCATCGCCAAGGTTAATCAGCAGCTCTCAGATTG gTGGGAGCAGCCAGCTAAAAACATTACTATGTaa
- the LOC138862885 gene encoding uncharacterized protein, with translation MVVYLGRKGRYGGVFGEEGEYGGVFGEEGGYGGIFGEEGEYSGVFGEEGGYGGIFREEGEVWWYIWGGREVRYAGVFGEEGGYGGIFGEENGYGGIFGEENGYGGIFREEGEIYWWCMRRKYGGCYEK, from the exons atGGTGGTAtatttggggaggaaggggaggtatggTGGTGTATTTGGGGAGGAAGGTGAGTATGGTGGTGTatttggggaggaaggtgggtatGGTGGTATATTTGGGGAGGAAGGTGAGTATAGTGGTGTatttggggaggaaggtgggtatGGTGGTATATttagggaggaaggtgaggtatGGTGGTATatttggggaggaag GGAAGTGAGGTATGCTGGTGTatttggggaggaaggtgggtatGGTGGTATATTTGGGGAGGAAAATGGGTATGGTGGTATATTTGGGGAGGAAAATGGGTATGGTGGTATATttagggaggaaggtgagatatACTGGTGGTGTATGAGGAGAAAGTATGGTGGTTGTTATGAAAAGTGA